The proteins below are encoded in one region of Telopea speciosissima isolate NSW1024214 ecotype Mountain lineage chromosome 10, Tspe_v1, whole genome shotgun sequence:
- the LOC122642238 gene encoding disease resistance protein RPV1-like isoform X1 has product MGTHQGSSSSSSGLGYEVFLSFHGKDVRTNFADHLYYALVGAGIRTFRDEEELQKGNEIGSELLAAIQQSRISIPIFSVNYASSIWCLNELTEISECKKTMNQISFPIFYKVEPRDVRNQTGGYAKAFEEHQKRFDETIVQKWQNSLKEVGKLDGWHSKEDTYEGKLVKEIVKTVWSTLNKRLLTVSNKLVGIQSHIKKMLMLLDIESNDRKIVGIHGLGGIGKTTIARAVCDAVFSHFEGYMFIENVRENARNHGIHYLQNQLINDILKQENHYITDVDAGIKVIKQRFCQKKVLIVLDDVDQDIQAKSLAGDREWFGIGSKIIITSRNKDILIAQKADEIYEHTVMDLDDSLELFSHYAFGRDKPLEDYLGLSEAMVKTTGGLPLALQIIGSSLYLKKQSVWEDMLKKLQQVPNNDVMKSLKISYDGLDDEEQQMFLDTACFFIEMNKDIACHIWDRCGFSPQVGLDALCVRSLVTISEKGELKMHDQLRDLGRQIVRQEKIDEPGKRTRIWSQEEVLAVLNTQTGTSNVKGLSIDFRHISRSQCLMSEGFTAMTRLRLLQVDYAQFSGNFTHSFSELRWLSWKGCPEQYMQTNFRPWKLAVLDLSCSEITENWMGWNYIKMAENLKVLILTSCHQLSSTPDVSANQLLEVLILKDCINLDEIDTSICCLMNLVILDMRGCRRLVDLPSEISQLSSLKRLDLEQCGNLKKLPEKLGHMISLTELNLSWCMSLVDLPIEFFQLTSLERLDLYDCKKLESLPNLPSRLKSFDASGCILLRSLPMLSSLKNLEVLCLRRCEKLLHVSNLPVSLTRLDVGCCSSIREISGLPSSLTSLDVSHCDSIQYISGLPSSLTSLDARFCESMVKISSTSRGLRNLRTLCLDYCTSLEEIEGVDEKLDYLVLLSTPCCRSLKKLPKLTGSKNLSTLELYRNDLYDFEGEGMDSLEVLEIEYCQSLIKIPYLRDSKRLRKLKINKCPELSKIEHLEDYESLQKLSISDATSLKTLPDISALKNLTYLGISRCYSMKRLPDLSNLKELRQLEIESLRRLIDIPGLDRLKSLQKLKIAGCVSIRRLSDLSNLNKLNDLKIEGCKNLTEIHGIDRLEFLEYLNISGCESLERLPDLLNLKILKELRTNGCKKLTEIQAGNGLVSLELLDVTECISLEKVPDLTKSKKLHKRYGLYR; this is encoded by the exons ATGGGAACTCATCAgggttcttcttcatcttcttctggtTTGGGTTATGAAGTGTTTTTGAGCTTTCATGGCAAAGATGTTCGCACCAATTTCGCTGACCACCTCTACTATGCTTTGGTTGGGGCTGGAATTCGAACTTTCAGGGATGAGGAGGAACTCCAGAAGGGAAACGAGATTGGGTCGGAGCTACTTGCGGCAATCCAGCAGTCAAGAATCTCCATTCCCATTTTCTCTGTAAACTATGCTTCAAGCATCTGGTGTCTCAATGAGCTAACTGAGATATCTGAATGCAAAAAAACAATGAATCAAATCTCCTTtcccattttctataaagttgAACCAAGGGATGTGCGAAACCAGACTGGGGGATACGCGAAGGCATTTGAGGAACACCAGAAGCGCTTCGACGAGACAATTGTGCAAAAATGGCAAAATTCTCTGAAAGAGGTTGGAAAATTGGATGGATGGCATTCGAAGGAGGACAC GTATGAAGGGAAGTTAGTAAAAGAAATTGTTAAAACAGTTTGGAGTACATTGAACAAGAGACTCTTGACTGTTTCTAACAAGCTAGTTGGAATCCAatctcatataaaaaaaatgctgATGCTATTAGATATTGAATCTAACGACAGAAAAATTGTGGGGATACatggccttggtggcattggaAAGACAACAATTGCTAGGGCTGTATGTGATGCAGTCTTTAGTCACTTTGAAGGATATATGTTTATTGAAAATGTTCGAGAGAATGCTCGAAATCATGGGATTCATTATTTGCAGAACCAACTTATCAATGATATCCTGAAACAAGAAAATCATTATATTACTGATGTGGATGCTGGAATTAAAGTGATAAAACAAagattttgccaaaaaaaagttcttattgttcttgatgatgtggATCAAGATATTCAAGCAAAGTCTTTGGCCGGGGACCGCGAATGGTTTGGTATTGGAAGTAAAATCATTATCACAAGCAGAAATAAGGATATTTTAATTGCTCAAAAAGCAGATGAGATTTATGAGCATACTGTAATGGATTTAGATGATTCTCTTGAACTATTTAGTCATTATGCATTTGGAAGAGACAAACCTCTAGAAGATTATTTGGGTCTCTCAGAAGCTATGGTAAAAACTACTGGAGGACTTCCCTTGGCTCTTCAAATTATAGGTTCGTCTTTATATTTAAAGAAACAATCAGTATGGGAAGACATGTTAAAGAAGTTGCAACAAGTTCCCAATAATGATGTCATGAAAAGTTTGAAAATAAGTTATGATGGATTAGATGACGAGGAGCAACAAATGTTTCTTGATACTGCTTGCTTTTTCATTGAAATGAATAAAGATATTGCATGTCACATATGGGATAGATGTGGTTTTTCTCCTCAAGTAGGACTTGATGCTCTCTGTGTAAGGTCTTTGGTAACTATTAGTGAAAAAGGTGAGTTAAAGATGCATGACCAGCTTCGTGATCTTGGAAGGCAAATTGTTCGTCAAGAGAAAATTGATGAGCCAGGGAAGCGTACTCGAATATGGTCTCAAGAGGAAGTCTTGGCTGTCCTGAATACACAAACG GGAACAAGTAATGTTAAAGGACTCAGTATTGACTTCAGACATATATCAAGGAGTCAATGTTTGATGAGTGAAGGATTTACTGCAATGACAAGACTAAGGTTACTCCAAGTCGATTATGCACAATTTTCCGGGAACTTCACCCATTCTTTTTCAGAACTGAGATGGCTTAGTTGGAAAGGATGCCCTGAACAATATATGCAAACTAATTTTCGTCCATGGAAACTAGCAGTCCTTGATCTGTCATGTAGTGAGATCACAGAAAACTGGATGGGTTGGAACTACATCAAG ATGGCAGAAAATCTAAAAGTTCTAATTCTCACATCTTGTCATCAACTATCTAGTACTCCTGATGTTTCAGCAAATCAGCTCTTGGAGGTATTGATTCTTAAAGACTGTATAAATTTGGATGAGATTGATACATCCATTTGTTGTCTCATGAACTTGGTCAT ATTAGATATGAGGGGTTGCAGGAGACTAGTGGATCTCCCTAGTGAAATTTCCCAGTTGAGTTCTCTGAAAAGACTCGATTTAGAGCAATGTGGAAATCTGAAGAAGCTGCCGGAGAAATTGGGCCACATGATCTCCTTGACAGAACTTAATTTAAGTTGGTGCATGAGTCTAGTGGATCTCCCAATTGAATTTTTTCAGTTGACTTCTCTGGAAAGACTTGATTTATATGACTGCAAAAAACTTGAATCGCTTCCAAATCTGCCCTCTAGGTTAAAATCTTTTGATGCTTCTGGATGCATATTGTTAAGATCACTCCCAATGCTTTCAAGCCTGAAAAATCTAGAGGTATTGTGCCTTCGGAGATGTGAGAAGCTTCTACATGTATCAAATCTTCCCGTAAGTTTGACCAGGCTTGATGTTGGTTGCTGCTCTTCAATTCGAGAGATCTCAGGTCTTCCCTCAAGTTTGACCAGCCTTGATGTTAGTCACTGTGATTCAATTCAATACATCTCAGGTCTACCCTCAAGTTTGACTAGCCTAGATGCTCGCTTTTGTGAGTCAATGGTAAAGATATCAAGTACATCACGAGGCTTGAGAAATTTAAGGACATTATGTCTTGATTATTGCACCAGCCTAGAAGAAATTGAAGGCGTTGATGAGAAATTGGACTACCTGGTGCTCTTATCCACCCCATGTTGCagatcattaaaaaaattaccaaaattgaCAGGCTCAAAAAATCTAAGTACTTTAGAGCTCTATCGGAATGACTTATATGATTTTGAAGGTGAGGGGATGGACTCTCTGGAGGTGTTGGAAATAGAGTATTGCCAATCATTAATAAAAATACCATATTTGCGAGATTCAAAAAGGCTGAGGaaactaaaaatcaataaatgTCCTGAACTATCCAAGATTGAGCATCTTGAGGACTATGAATCCTTACAAAAATTATCAATTAGTGATGCCACATCATTAAAAACATTACCGGATATCTCAGCTCTGAAGAACCTGACCTATTTAGGAATCAGTCGATGCTACTCGATGAAAAGATTACCTGATCTTTCAAACTTAAAAGAGTTGCGGCAATTAGAAATTGAAAGTTTGCGGAGGTTAATTGACATTCCAGGCCTTGACAGATTGAAGTCCTtgcaaaaattgaaaatagcaGGATGCGTATCCATTCGAAGATTATCGGATCTGTCAAACTTGAACAAGTTGAATGATCTAAAGATTGAAGGCTGCAAGAATCTAACTGAGATTCATGGTATTGACAGATTGGAGTTCTTAGAGTATTTGAATATTAGTGGGTGTGAGTCCTTGGAAAGATTACCGGATCTGTTGAActtaaaaattttaaaggaGCTAAGAACTAATGGCTGCAAGAAGCTAACTGAGATTCAAGCAGGTAATGGATTGGTATCTTTGGAACTCTTGGATGTTACGGAGTGTATATCCTTGGAAAAAGTACCAGATCTCACAAAGTCAAAGAAATTGCATAAACGATATGGTCTGTACCGCTAG
- the LOC122642238 gene encoding disease resistance protein RPV1-like isoform X2: protein MGTHQGSSSSSSGLGYEVFLSFHGKDVRTNFADHLYYALVGAGIRTFRDEEELQKGNEIGSELLAAIQQSRISIPIFSVNYASSIWCLNELTEISECKKTMNQISFPIFYKVEPRDVRNQTGGYAKAFEEHQKRFDETIVQKWQNSLKEVGKLDGWHSKEDTYEGKLVKEIVKTVWSTLNKRLLTVSNKLVGIQSHIKKMLMLLDIESNDRKIVGIHGLGGIGKTTIARAVCDAVFSHFEGYMFIENVRENARNHGIHYLQNQLINDILKQENHYITDVDAGIKVIKQRFCQKKVLIVLDDVDQDIQAKSLAGDREWFGIGSKIIITSRNKDILIAQKADEIYEHTVMDLDDSLELFSHYAFGRDKPLEDYLGLSEAMVKTTGGLPLALQIIGSSLYLKKQSVWEDMLKKLQQVPNNDVMKSLKISYDGLDDEEQQMFLDTACFFIEMNKDIACHIWDRCGFSPQVGLDALCVRSLVTISEKGELKMHDQLRDLGRQIVRQEKIDEPGKRTRIWSQEEVLAVLNTQTGTSNVKGLSIDFRHISRSQCLMSEGFTAMTRLRLLQVDYAQFSGNFTHSFSELRWLSWKGCPEQYMQTNFRPWKLAVLDLSCSEITENWMGWNYIKMAENLKVLILTSCHQLSSTPDVSANQLLEVLILKDCINLDEIDTSICCLMNLVILDMRGCRRLVDLPSEISQLSSLKRLDLEQCGNLKKLPEKLGHMISLTELNLSWCMSLVDLPIEFFQLTSLERLDLYDCKKLESLPNLPSRLKSFDASGCILLRSLPMLSSLKNLEISGLPSSLTSLDVSHCDSIQYISGLPSSLTSLDARFCESMVKISSTSRGLRNLRTLCLDYCTSLEEIEGVDEKLDYLVLLSTPCCRSLKKLPKLTGSKNLSTLELYRNDLYDFEGEGMDSLEVLEIEYCQSLIKIPYLRDSKRLRKLKINKCPELSKIEHLEDYESLQKLSISDATSLKTLPDISALKNLTYLGISRCYSMKRLPDLSNLKELRQLEIESLRRLIDIPGLDRLKSLQKLKIAGCVSIRRLSDLSNLNKLNDLKIEGCKNLTEIHGIDRLEFLEYLNISGCESLERLPDLLNLKILKELRTNGCKKLTEIQAGNGLVSLELLDVTECISLEKVPDLTKSKKLHKRYGLYR from the exons ATGGGAACTCATCAgggttcttcttcatcttcttctggtTTGGGTTATGAAGTGTTTTTGAGCTTTCATGGCAAAGATGTTCGCACCAATTTCGCTGACCACCTCTACTATGCTTTGGTTGGGGCTGGAATTCGAACTTTCAGGGATGAGGAGGAACTCCAGAAGGGAAACGAGATTGGGTCGGAGCTACTTGCGGCAATCCAGCAGTCAAGAATCTCCATTCCCATTTTCTCTGTAAACTATGCTTCAAGCATCTGGTGTCTCAATGAGCTAACTGAGATATCTGAATGCAAAAAAACAATGAATCAAATCTCCTTtcccattttctataaagttgAACCAAGGGATGTGCGAAACCAGACTGGGGGATACGCGAAGGCATTTGAGGAACACCAGAAGCGCTTCGACGAGACAATTGTGCAAAAATGGCAAAATTCTCTGAAAGAGGTTGGAAAATTGGATGGATGGCATTCGAAGGAGGACAC GTATGAAGGGAAGTTAGTAAAAGAAATTGTTAAAACAGTTTGGAGTACATTGAACAAGAGACTCTTGACTGTTTCTAACAAGCTAGTTGGAATCCAatctcatataaaaaaaatgctgATGCTATTAGATATTGAATCTAACGACAGAAAAATTGTGGGGATACatggccttggtggcattggaAAGACAACAATTGCTAGGGCTGTATGTGATGCAGTCTTTAGTCACTTTGAAGGATATATGTTTATTGAAAATGTTCGAGAGAATGCTCGAAATCATGGGATTCATTATTTGCAGAACCAACTTATCAATGATATCCTGAAACAAGAAAATCATTATATTACTGATGTGGATGCTGGAATTAAAGTGATAAAACAAagattttgccaaaaaaaagttcttattgttcttgatgatgtggATCAAGATATTCAAGCAAAGTCTTTGGCCGGGGACCGCGAATGGTTTGGTATTGGAAGTAAAATCATTATCACAAGCAGAAATAAGGATATTTTAATTGCTCAAAAAGCAGATGAGATTTATGAGCATACTGTAATGGATTTAGATGATTCTCTTGAACTATTTAGTCATTATGCATTTGGAAGAGACAAACCTCTAGAAGATTATTTGGGTCTCTCAGAAGCTATGGTAAAAACTACTGGAGGACTTCCCTTGGCTCTTCAAATTATAGGTTCGTCTTTATATTTAAAGAAACAATCAGTATGGGAAGACATGTTAAAGAAGTTGCAACAAGTTCCCAATAATGATGTCATGAAAAGTTTGAAAATAAGTTATGATGGATTAGATGACGAGGAGCAACAAATGTTTCTTGATACTGCTTGCTTTTTCATTGAAATGAATAAAGATATTGCATGTCACATATGGGATAGATGTGGTTTTTCTCCTCAAGTAGGACTTGATGCTCTCTGTGTAAGGTCTTTGGTAACTATTAGTGAAAAAGGTGAGTTAAAGATGCATGACCAGCTTCGTGATCTTGGAAGGCAAATTGTTCGTCAAGAGAAAATTGATGAGCCAGGGAAGCGTACTCGAATATGGTCTCAAGAGGAAGTCTTGGCTGTCCTGAATACACAAACG GGAACAAGTAATGTTAAAGGACTCAGTATTGACTTCAGACATATATCAAGGAGTCAATGTTTGATGAGTGAAGGATTTACTGCAATGACAAGACTAAGGTTACTCCAAGTCGATTATGCACAATTTTCCGGGAACTTCACCCATTCTTTTTCAGAACTGAGATGGCTTAGTTGGAAAGGATGCCCTGAACAATATATGCAAACTAATTTTCGTCCATGGAAACTAGCAGTCCTTGATCTGTCATGTAGTGAGATCACAGAAAACTGGATGGGTTGGAACTACATCAAG ATGGCAGAAAATCTAAAAGTTCTAATTCTCACATCTTGTCATCAACTATCTAGTACTCCTGATGTTTCAGCAAATCAGCTCTTGGAGGTATTGATTCTTAAAGACTGTATAAATTTGGATGAGATTGATACATCCATTTGTTGTCTCATGAACTTGGTCAT ATTAGATATGAGGGGTTGCAGGAGACTAGTGGATCTCCCTAGTGAAATTTCCCAGTTGAGTTCTCTGAAAAGACTCGATTTAGAGCAATGTGGAAATCTGAAGAAGCTGCCGGAGAAATTGGGCCACATGATCTCCTTGACAGAACTTAATTTAAGTTGGTGCATGAGTCTAGTGGATCTCCCAATTGAATTTTTTCAGTTGACTTCTCTGGAAAGACTTGATTTATATGACTGCAAAAAACTTGAATCGCTTCCAAATCTGCCCTCTAGGTTAAAATCTTTTGATGCTTCTGGATGCATATTGTTAAGATCACTCCCAATGCTTTCAAGCCTGAAAAATCTAGAG ATCTCAGGTCTTCCCTCAAGTTTGACCAGCCTTGATGTTAGTCACTGTGATTCAATTCAATACATCTCAGGTCTACCCTCAAGTTTGACTAGCCTAGATGCTCGCTTTTGTGAGTCAATGGTAAAGATATCAAGTACATCACGAGGCTTGAGAAATTTAAGGACATTATGTCTTGATTATTGCACCAGCCTAGAAGAAATTGAAGGCGTTGATGAGAAATTGGACTACCTGGTGCTCTTATCCACCCCATGTTGCagatcattaaaaaaattaccaaaattgaCAGGCTCAAAAAATCTAAGTACTTTAGAGCTCTATCGGAATGACTTATATGATTTTGAAGGTGAGGGGATGGACTCTCTGGAGGTGTTGGAAATAGAGTATTGCCAATCATTAATAAAAATACCATATTTGCGAGATTCAAAAAGGCTGAGGaaactaaaaatcaataaatgTCCTGAACTATCCAAGATTGAGCATCTTGAGGACTATGAATCCTTACAAAAATTATCAATTAGTGATGCCACATCATTAAAAACATTACCGGATATCTCAGCTCTGAAGAACCTGACCTATTTAGGAATCAGTCGATGCTACTCGATGAAAAGATTACCTGATCTTTCAAACTTAAAAGAGTTGCGGCAATTAGAAATTGAAAGTTTGCGGAGGTTAATTGACATTCCAGGCCTTGACAGATTGAAGTCCTtgcaaaaattgaaaatagcaGGATGCGTATCCATTCGAAGATTATCGGATCTGTCAAACTTGAACAAGTTGAATGATCTAAAGATTGAAGGCTGCAAGAATCTAACTGAGATTCATGGTATTGACAGATTGGAGTTCTTAGAGTATTTGAATATTAGTGGGTGTGAGTCCTTGGAAAGATTACCGGATCTGTTGAActtaaaaattttaaaggaGCTAAGAACTAATGGCTGCAAGAAGCTAACTGAGATTCAAGCAGGTAATGGATTGGTATCTTTGGAACTCTTGGATGTTACGGAGTGTATATCCTTGGAAAAAGTACCAGATCTCACAAAGTCAAAGAAATTGCATAAACGATATGGTCTGTACCGCTAG